A genomic stretch from Candidatus Hydrogenisulfobacillus filiaventi includes:
- a CDS encoding protein of unknown function (Evidence 5 : Unknown function) has product MRRSLAPAMAWSRASMVPWTVRVSPRVLAQLREAADAKGVPMAEIIRRAIAAAVEESQLDPVWWAQDTEALAGPKACTMLPPGLRTRLVAWGEQLGVPPSTLLRGIVRWYLAERMGEAS; this is encoded by the coding sequence ATGCGCAGAAGTCTGGCCCCCGCCATGGCGTGGTCGAGGGCGTCGATGGTGCCGTGGACCGTGCGGGTGTCCCCCAGGGTGCTGGCTCAGCTGCGGGAGGCGGCGGACGCCAAGGGCGTCCCGATGGCCGAGATCATCAGGCGGGCCATCGCCGCCGCAGTGGAGGAGAGCCAATTGGACCCCGTGTGGTGGGCACAGGATACGGAGGCCCTGGCGGGACCCAAAGCCTGCACCATGCTGCCGCCCGGGCTGCGGACCCGGCTCGTCGCCTGGGGCGAGCAGCTGGGCGTGCCGCCCAGCACGCTGCTGCGGGGCATTGTGCGGTGGTATCTCGCGGAGCGGATGGGGGAGGCATCGTAG
- a CDS encoding conserved protein of unknown function (Evidence 4 : Unknown function but conserved in other organisms) — protein MGQDRPREPHARDPRRLPSGRWQARVAWWDEHGRRRESARTFASHREARAWAREEERRLRELGRPPAEDALASYLDRWLESMVGRVRPTTLRSYRAMAAHARAALGDRPLTRLTPLDLQAWLADLQAAGKSPRTAQYAYAVLRHALQDAADWGLLPANPAARAKPPRVPRRELRVPTPEEARRLLQAAEGHRLYALWAFLATTGTRRGEALGLRWEDVDWQRRVILVRQALTGTGSRKALGPVKTDGGRRSVALDPWMEDVLRRHREEQRLDRLEAGAGWEETGLVFTTRRGRWLDPGNVLRDFKILLAKAGLPTTYRIHDLRHAMATAWLAAGVSPKVVSERLGHASVAFTLQVYGHVLPNAQAEAAARMVRLLADDLHQPPADGGTGDA, from the coding sequence ATGGGACAGGATCGCCCGCGGGAGCCGCATGCGCGGGACCCGCGCCGCCTGCCGTCGGGGCGGTGGCAGGCCCGGGTGGCCTGGTGGGATGAGCACGGGCGGCGGCGGGAGAGCGCCAGAACCTTCGCCTCCCATCGGGAGGCCCGCGCCTGGGCCCGGGAGGAGGAGCGGCGGCTCCGGGAGCTGGGGCGTCCTCCGGCGGAGGACGCCCTGGCGTCCTATCTGGATCGGTGGCTGGAGTCGATGGTCGGTCGGGTGCGGCCGACCACGCTGCGCAGCTACCGCGCCATGGCGGCCCATGCTCGGGCCGCCCTCGGGGATCGCCCCTTGACCCGGCTCACGCCCTTGGACCTGCAAGCCTGGCTGGCGGACCTCCAGGCGGCTGGCAAAAGCCCCCGCACGGCGCAGTATGCCTACGCGGTGTTGCGACACGCCCTGCAGGACGCCGCAGACTGGGGCCTCCTGCCCGCGAATCCGGCCGCACGGGCGAAGCCTCCCCGGGTGCCCCGGCGGGAACTGCGGGTGCCGACCCCGGAGGAGGCCCGCCGGCTGCTCCAGGCGGCGGAGGGTCATCGGCTCTACGCGCTATGGGCCTTTCTGGCCACCACCGGCACCAGGCGGGGCGAAGCCCTGGGCCTGCGGTGGGAGGATGTGGACTGGCAGCGTCGGGTCATCCTGGTGCGGCAGGCGCTGACGGGCACTGGATCCCGCAAGGCCCTGGGGCCGGTGAAGACCGATGGAGGTCGGAGGTCCGTCGCACTCGATCCCTGGATGGAGGACGTGCTGCGCCGTCATCGGGAGGAGCAGCGCTTGGACCGTCTGGAGGCTGGCGCTGGATGGGAGGAGACCGGATTGGTGTTCACCACCCGGCGCGGTCGTTGGCTGGATCCCGGCAACGTGCTGCGGGACTTCAAGATCCTCTTGGCGAAGGCTGGCCTGCCAACCACCTATCGCATCCACGACCTCCGCCACGCCATGGCCACGGCCTGGCTCGCGGCCGGGGTCAGCCCCAAGGTGGTGTCGGAGCGGCTGGGGCACGCCAGCGTGGCCTTCACGCTCCAGGTGTATGGCCATGTTCTACCCAACGCCCAAGCGGAGGCGGCAGCGCGGATGGTCCGCCTGCTGGCGGACGATCTCCACCAGCCCCCTGCGGACGGTGGGACCGGCGATGCGTAG
- a CDS encoding HTH cro/C1-type domain-containing protein has product MANLLTVAEVARILGRPEGTIRSWIRSGRLESVRIGRLVRVPASAIPNSTDARRPAPPQGVDPVDLLGSILGVGEETTGRVDPLPVGNWSPTRLTAWLMCPAKGAWETGVFPLPADWAWPRSEAAEIGHIVHAYAEARLRGVDPDFARQIAIEVSETPPQDGWRPLIAGWERDVRPTIGQPRLVEGRMEVVLDGLPVTAQIDVVDERGVIRDLKTTRRAIRPTVAWESVQAPVYWAAWREQTGEEPAGFRLDYLRTSSKGAVYTPVTVPVTEAAIDRVRRQLAWAQDLATRPDRIIPNPMTRYGCAGCDFRDLCAERFGFPQLEGTEVAET; this is encoded by the coding sequence ATGGCGAACCTGCTGACCGTGGCCGAGGTGGCCCGGATCCTGGGGCGCCCGGAGGGCACCATCCGCAGCTGGATCCGATCCGGGCGACTGGAATCGGTCCGGATCGGGCGACTGGTCCGGGTGCCCGCCTCCGCCATCCCGAACTCGACCGACGCGCGGCGGCCCGCGCCGCCCCAGGGGGTCGATCCCGTCGATCTGCTGGGCAGCATTCTCGGGGTCGGGGAGGAGACGACCGGTCGCGTGGATCCGCTACCGGTCGGCAACTGGTCCCCGACCCGGCTCACCGCGTGGCTCATGTGCCCCGCCAAGGGCGCGTGGGAGACCGGAGTCTTCCCTTTGCCCGCGGACTGGGCCTGGCCCCGGAGCGAGGCGGCGGAAATCGGCCACATCGTACACGCATACGCCGAGGCCCGCCTGCGGGGGGTGGATCCGGACTTCGCGCGGCAGATCGCGATCGAGGTCAGTGAGACCCCGCCGCAGGATGGATGGCGCCCGCTCATCGCGGGATGGGAGCGGGACGTGCGCCCCACCATCGGCCAGCCGCGGTTGGTGGAGGGCCGCATGGAGGTCGTGCTGGACGGCCTGCCGGTCACGGCGCAGATCGACGTGGTCGACGAGCGAGGGGTAATCCGCGACCTCAAGACCACCCGGCGCGCCATCCGCCCCACCGTCGCATGGGAGAGCGTGCAGGCGCCCGTCTACTGGGCAGCTTGGCGGGAGCAGACGGGGGAGGAGCCCGCCGGCTTCAGACTCGACTATCTGCGTACCTCCTCCAAGGGCGCCGTGTACACCCCGGTGACGGTGCCGGTGACCGAGGCGGCCATCGATCGCGTGCGCCGCCAGCTGGCCTGGGCGCAAGACCTGGCCACGCGGCCGGATCGGATCATCCCGAATCCGATGACCCGCTACGGATGCGCCGGATGCGACTTCCGGGATCTATGCGCCGAGCGGTTCGGCTTTCCCCAGCTCGAGGGTACGGAGGTGGCCGAGACCTAA
- a CDS encoding SOS-response repressor and protease LexA — MRKVTPQQRKRIGRRIRRLREQRGWSQTAVAGMLGVQQRTISNYECGNRLPAVPLMHRLAEILNVPITDLTSPEPWEDEPPLEGDEATEAEEPTVETAEAKRRRALTTSPWNWLSIATAVRSQRLWRRWTTAKLAERVGVDVAVVEAMESGDPVPLDLLRRVADELGLGLASLLATARKDREPAVVEGGVPVRSVPVLGRVVAGVPMEAQPDKIGMAWVPSALRADFALEVRGDSMIGAHIFPGDWVIVRKVDAWQDVEDGRMVVAATNGGETTLKYLIREPDPAGDRWWLRAANPAYPDRPLDPEQDRVLGVVVQIQSTRPPESPAVAASRAAIAPLPAQDLDPLEGLTPEQRAAVLALIAQLRSANRDHEKKQPGSDEVD; from the coding sequence ATGCGGAAGGTGACGCCCCAGCAGCGCAAGCGAATCGGCCGGCGCATTCGGCGGCTGCGCGAGCAGCGGGGATGGAGCCAGACCGCGGTGGCTGGGATGCTGGGGGTGCAGCAGCGCACCATTAGCAACTACGAATGCGGCAACCGCCTGCCGGCGGTGCCGCTCATGCATCGGCTGGCGGAGATCCTGAACGTCCCGATCACGGATCTGACGAGTCCTGAGCCGTGGGAGGACGAGCCTCCGCTGGAGGGAGACGAGGCGACCGAGGCAGAGGAGCCGACAGTGGAGACGGCTGAGGCCAAGCGGCGCCGAGCGCTCACCACCTCACCATGGAACTGGCTCAGCATCGCGACGGCCGTCCGATCCCAGCGTCTCTGGAGACGATGGACCACAGCCAAGCTGGCAGAGCGGGTGGGAGTGGACGTGGCGGTCGTGGAGGCGATGGAGAGCGGCGATCCCGTGCCGCTCGACCTGCTGCGGAGGGTAGCTGATGAGCTGGGTCTGGGTCTGGCCTCCCTGCTGGCCACCGCGCGCAAGGATCGGGAGCCGGCCGTCGTGGAGGGAGGGGTGCCAGTCCGATCCGTGCCAGTGCTGGGGAGGGTGGTGGCGGGGGTGCCGATGGAGGCGCAGCCGGACAAGATCGGGATGGCTTGGGTGCCGTCCGCCTTGCGCGCCGATTTCGCGCTCGAGGTGCGGGGGGACTCCATGATCGGTGCTCACATCTTCCCCGGTGATTGGGTCATCGTGCGCAAGGTGGATGCGTGGCAGGACGTGGAGGATGGCCGGATGGTGGTGGCGGCCACGAACGGCGGGGAAACCACGTTGAAGTATCTGATCCGCGAGCCGGATCCGGCGGGGGATCGATGGTGGCTACGAGCCGCCAATCCGGCTTACCCGGATCGCCCCCTCGACCCCGAACAGGATCGGGTGCTGGGGGTGGTGGTGCAAATCCAGAGCACCAGGCCGCCGGAGAGCCCTGCGGTCGCAGCCAGCCGGGCAGCAATCGCGCCCCTACCCGCCCAGGATCTGGACCCCCTTGAGGGGCTGACACCTGAGCAGCGGGCGGCGGTGCTTGCCCTGATCGCCCAGCTGCGATCCGCCAACCGGGATCATGAGAAGAAGCAGCCGGGGAGTGACGAGGTGGATTGA
- a CDS encoding protein of unknown function (Evidence 5 : Unknown function), translating into MIAPLHPDAGVTPRIRLWWETPPKPRCDAVFRRDPRPPRHGGNDRWVDSHSRGQRFDTSRAHHMNPVSGKGGGVLFFPADPASTLNAPTNARRTYGMRSRSSRTGILIGTPAATGRNRAGLHPWLRPTIRQALQSGQAQHGLGLQACGPPRRRPRAHRPR; encoded by the coding sequence ATGATCGCCCCGTTGCACCCGGACGCCGGCGTCACACCCCGCATCCGGCTTTGGTGGGAGACACCCCCGAAACCGCGGTGCGACGCGGTTTTCAGGCGAGATCCCCGTCCACCCCGACACGGGGGAAACGATCGATGGGTGGACTCACATTCAAGAGGTCAGAGGTTCGATACCTCTCGCGCCCACCATATGAACCCCGTATCCGGCAAGGGAGGCGGGGTTCTTTTCTTTCCCGCCGACCCTGCCTCCACCCTGAATGCCCCCACCAACGCCCGCAGAACGTACGGCATGCGGTCGCGTTCCAGCCGCACCGGCATCCTCATCGGGACTCCTGCTGCAACAGGGAGGAATCGCGCCGGTTTGCATCCATGGCTTCGGCCCACAATCCGGCAGGCGCTCCAGAGCGGTCAGGCGCAGCACGGTCTTGGCCTGCAGGCCTGCGGGCCACCCCGGCGACGACCGCGTGCACATCGTCCCCGGTAA
- a CDS encoding protein of unknown function (Evidence 5 : Unknown function), producing the protein METQTRLVYTVREAAIALGVAPYSVRQMVRRGELPLYLSAARRPWLIPAWAVDELLERLRKPGT; encoded by the coding sequence ATGGAGACGCAGACTCGACTGGTCTACACCGTCCGGGAGGCCGCGATCGCGCTGGGCGTGGCACCCTACTCCGTGCGCCAGATGGTGCGGCGGGGGGAGTTGCCGCTGTACCTCTCGGCCGCTCGGCGACCGTGGCTGATTCCGGCCTGGGCAGTGGACGAGCTGTTGGAGCGGCTGCGGAAACCAGGGACATGA
- a CDS encoding protein of unknown function (Evidence 5 : Unknown function), which yields MLSRPPRSDTEALARHEAAWFWRSLEWGPYARPETWAIVAWLTQDIWPSSLAEAWEREPRRPVADWLRLERLGAVLWAMVACAVEGRARARWGAGWLDCGPLLRAGGVE from the coding sequence TTGCTGTCCCGCCCGCCGCGGTCGGACACCGAGGCGCTGGCGCGGCATGAGGCGGCCTGGTTTTGGCGCAGCCTGGAATGGGGGCCGTACGCCCGGCCGGAGACCTGGGCCATCGTGGCGTGGCTGACCCAGGACATCTGGCCGTCGTCCCTGGCCGAGGCCTGGGAGCGCGAGCCCAGGCGTCCGGTCGCGGACTGGCTGCGGCTGGAGCGCCTGGGTGCCGTGCTGTGGGCGATGGTGGCCTGCGCGGTCGAGGGGCGCGCGCGGGCGCGGTGGGGGGCTGGATGGCTGGACTGCGGCCCCCTGCTGCGGGCGGGAGGCGTGGAATGA
- a CDS encoding protein of unknown function (Evidence 5 : Unknown function), which produces MRIRPFADGNGRTARLFTAWLTMRAGCPLPLYVVAERAAYLAALRAADQEGPSPFVVVTAQAVARMRMGPTLAGWTARSGFPALARAPEAPPDAARGRFPVRCCGKQLSG; this is translated from the coding sequence GTGCGGATCCGCCCGTTTGCAGATGGCAACGGCCGCACCGCCCGGCTGTTCACGGCCTGGTTGACCATGCGGGCCGGTTGTCCGCTGCCGTTGTATGTGGTCGCGGAACGGGCGGCGTATCTGGCGGCTTTGCGGGCCGCCGACCAGGAGGGGCCCAGCCCCTTCGTCGTGGTGACTGCCCAGGCCGTCGCGCGCATGAGGATGGGCCCGACTTTGGCGGGCTGGACCGCGCGTAGCGGGTTCCCTGCCCTGGCAAGAGCCCCGGAGGCGCCGCCGGATGCGGCGAGGGGTCGTTTCCCTGTTCGTTGTTGCGGAAAGCAGCTATCAGGTTGA
- a CDS encoding protein of unknown function (Evidence 5 : Unknown function) — MWFFSSCRRAGGSALKGSIRHDRLRLAWRPARLLAVLTGLETAGCGPSAPASDHARTTAVPRHRPPTHTAVPSWPATPPPPPDPGRVRRLPPRLAVTARQPAAPMPASMTLVQGPVGTVVTLSGSGFGTVAGRVTFTPNNGGSAAGYPAVIRSWWPWLVWTRTNGRLTRLRSCPRRPCRRGGATLPCAMRMRRPRLKAIRSRPPRRKQCWRRA; from the coding sequence TTGTGGTTCTTCTCCAGTTGCCGCCGGGCCGGGGGATCGGCCCTCAAGGGAAGCATCCGTCATGACAGGCTCAGGCTTGCGTGGCGGCCGGCGCGGCTGCTAGCCGTCCTGACCGGGCTGGAGACGGCCGGTTGCGGCCCGTCGGCGCCGGCTTCCGACCATGCCCGTACCACTGCCGTCCCCCGCCACCGCCCCCCGACGCACACCGCCGTCCCTTCCTGGCCGGCAACACCACCACCGCCACCGGATCCGGGTCGGGTTCGGCGCCTTCCACCCCGGCTGGCGGTAACGGCCCGGCAGCCGGCGGCCCCCATGCCGGCGTCCATGACCCTCGTGCAGGGTCCGGTGGGCACGGTGGTTACCCTATCGGGCAGCGGCTTCGGCACCGTCGCGGGACGGGTCACCTTCACCCCCAACAACGGCGGCAGCGCAGCCGGCTACCCGGCGGTCATCCGCAGCTGGTGGCCTTGGCTCGTGTGGACGCGAACCAACGGGAGATTGACCAGGCTCCGCTCCTGCCCGCGGCGTCCCTGCAGGCGCGGGGGGGCGACTTTACCGTGCGCTATGCGTATGAGACGACCGCGCTTGAAGGCAATACGCTCTCGCCCGCCGAGACGCAAGCAGTGCTGGAGACGGGCGTGA
- a CDS encoding protein of unknown function (Evidence 5 : Unknown function) encodes MPMIVNARRMADGLGCSIRTAERLLVEDPDPSSAWVTAVLRKFTADLHRIARQCRADLRAARIAREDERKALGLIRLDPRMVDDVVSLLPAPHPVRGSTTARLRWLSLGEMSRAEWAGFQDLVLTGSDAEAREYIWGKPDASDWRIHPRGLTRDDVQDHNAEVERWEIAWDRTLFSIRAEAIARMLEAQRRAEAELRLAMSVTSNAYREWCHRLTDLRFRAQRSVGWRPPSTPDSFAGIPSTTASGDRMRREKAREARWGPYPWSIWRRRGESPEPRKWRGDRWVTEPEPCPDRPRLDDGTGAQKRGGRWVSTQNPGFGAID; translated from the coding sequence ATGCCTATGATCGTCAACGCCCGCAGGATGGCGGACGGCCTGGGGTGCTCGATCCGCACCGCCGAGCGCCTGCTCGTGGAGGATCCGGACCCCTCCTCCGCATGGGTCACCGCCGTGCTGCGCAAGTTCACGGCGGATTTGCACCGCATAGCCCGGCAATGCCGAGCCGATTTGCGGGCGGCGCGGATCGCGCGGGAGGACGAGCGGAAGGCCCTGGGCCTGATCCGCCTGGATCCCCGGATGGTGGACGACGTGGTGTCGCTGCTGCCAGCCCCGCACCCGGTTCGCGGCTCCACCACCGCTCGGCTGCGCTGGCTCAGTCTCGGGGAGATGAGCCGGGCGGAGTGGGCCGGGTTCCAGGATCTGGTGCTGACCGGATCCGACGCGGAGGCGCGGGAGTACATCTGGGGTAAGCCGGACGCCTCCGACTGGAGGATCCATCCCCGGGGCCTGACGCGGGATGACGTGCAGGACCACAACGCCGAGGTCGAACGGTGGGAGATCGCCTGGGATCGGACGCTGTTCTCGATCCGGGCGGAGGCCATCGCCCGCATGCTGGAGGCCCAACGACGGGCCGAGGCCGAATTGCGTCTCGCGATGAGCGTCACGTCCAACGCCTATCGCGAGTGGTGCCACCGCCTCACCGATTTGCGGTTCCGGGCGCAGCGCAGCGTCGGATGGCGACCGCCGTCCACGCCGGACAGTTTCGCCGGGATCCCATCCACCACCGCTTCCGGCGATCGGATGCGGCGGGAGAAGGCGCGCGAGGCGCGATGGGGGCCATACCCATGGTCGATCTGGCGACGCCGAGGCGAGTCGCCGGAGCCCAGGAAATGGAGGGGAGATCGGTGGGTGACCGAACCGGAGCCCTGCCCCGATCGACCGCGGCTGGACGACGGAACGGGGGCCCAGAAGCGAGGCGGCAGATGGGTCAGCACCCAGAACCCGGGCTTCGGGGCGATCGACTGA
- a CDS encoding 3'-5' exonuclease, which produces MGGTPVMVLDVETVPDEEAWSRLGGRSEDAPLKPALQRVVAVAAAWLDGNGALRRLTALESPGSDEATLIRSTFRILESRPRLVGWNTRGFDLPVLVARAMLHQIRAPAYYAGPPFQSYRYRYADEIHTDLMDVLSQYGAAPRMRLAEMAAVLGIPAKVDGDGGDVVAWEAAGDRDRIRAYCETDVLATAVIWARYAWHRGWWGEDQCVTFAASVREFVSSAPGPHWDPWRTLDLRRVLPIGLGHAWEAGESEA; this is translated from the coding sequence ATGGGTGGGACGCCGGTGATGGTTCTCGACGTGGAAACCGTACCCGATGAGGAGGCCTGGAGCCGTCTGGGCGGGCGCTCGGAGGACGCCCCCCTCAAGCCGGCGCTGCAGCGGGTAGTGGCCGTCGCGGCGGCCTGGCTTGACGGCAACGGCGCTTTGCGGCGCCTGACGGCCCTGGAGTCGCCCGGCTCGGATGAGGCGACCCTGATCCGATCCACGTTTCGCATTCTCGAGAGCCGGCCGCGGCTCGTCGGCTGGAACACCCGCGGCTTCGACCTCCCAGTGCTGGTGGCGCGGGCGATGCTGCACCAGATCCGGGCACCGGCCTACTACGCCGGCCCGCCGTTCCAGAGCTACCGCTATCGCTACGCCGACGAGATCCACACGGATCTGATGGATGTCCTGTCCCAGTACGGAGCCGCCCCGCGCATGCGCCTGGCCGAGATGGCGGCTGTCCTCGGCATCCCGGCCAAGGTGGACGGGGACGGGGGCGACGTGGTGGCCTGGGAGGCCGCTGGCGATCGGGATCGGATCCGGGCCTACTGCGAGACCGACGTCCTCGCCACCGCCGTGATCTGGGCCCGGTACGCCTGGCACCGGGGGTGGTGGGGCGAGGACCAGTGCGTCACCTTCGCCGCTTCCGTGCGCGAGTTCGTCAGCTCCGCTCCAGGCCCCCACTGGGACCCCTGGCGGACGCTTGATCTGAGGCGGGTGCTACCCATCGGGCTGGGGCACGCATGGGAGGCCGGGGAATCGGAGGCATGA
- a CDS encoding AbrB family transcriptional regulator, whose protein sequence is MAHHTIVRSVEALGRVTVPIAIRRTLGLSPGSPIEILVGGDVMALRRFVPGCAICGSTVDLRSFKGRPVCARCRTDMPHRLD, encoded by the coding sequence GTGGCCCATCATACGATCGTGCGCTCGGTGGAGGCGTTGGGCCGAGTCACCGTTCCCATCGCGATTCGGCGAACCTTGGGCCTGTCGCCCGGATCCCCGATCGAGATCCTCGTGGGCGGGGACGTCATGGCGCTGCGGCGCTTCGTGCCGGGTTGCGCCATCTGCGGTTCCACCGTCGACCTGCGGTCGTTCAAGGGTCGCCCCGTCTGCGCCCGCTGCCGGACGGACATGCCCCATCGCCTCGATTGA
- a CDS encoding protein of unknown function (Evidence 5 : Unknown function), with product MALARVDANQREIDQAPLLPAASLQARGGDFTVRYAYETTALEGNTLSPAETQAVLETGVTIGGKSVREQLEVLNMRDALDWLRQAVRADHPPDEETLRTLNPGRQAGSIRSPLRPACIWTGQRAKA from the coding sequence GTGGCCTTGGCTCGTGTGGACGCGAACCAACGGGAGATTGACCAGGCTCCGCTCCTGCCCGCGGCGTCCCTGCAGGCGCGGGGGGGCGACTTTACCGTGCGCTATGCGTATGAGACGACCGCGCTTGAAGGCAATACGCTCTCGCCCGCCGAGACGCAAGCAGTGCTGGAGACGGGCGTGACCATCGGCGGCAAGTCGGTCCGCGAGCAGCTGGAGGTATTGAATATGCGCGACGCCTTGGACTGGCTCCGGCAGGCCGTGCGGGCCGACCACCCGCCGGACGAGGAGACTCTCCGCACGCTCAATCCGGGCCGGCAGGCGGGGAGCATCCGGTCGCCTTTGCGGCCCGCATGCATCTGGACCGGGCAGCGGGCCAAGGCATAG
- a CDS encoding conserved protein of unknown function (Evidence 4 : Unknown function but conserved in other organisms) → MTHLGFPDQEAVLDALRAWDAAEEWPSGAHAIVVLMGASALPFYFDRPARSTEDIDALLRTSDALPDRLRQIAARLGLSFRAEGVAWLPAGWEERARWSPARFEHLTVGWLDPIDWIVSKLGRWQKQDPEDALSVARRVDAVEPRQRVLNALPDYVGDPRWIAWAWRDLAEALGLPQEMWRLDRPQDA, encoded by the coding sequence ATGACGCATCTCGGGTTTCCGGACCAGGAGGCCGTGCTGGACGCCCTGCGGGCATGGGACGCCGCCGAGGAATGGCCGTCGGGTGCCCATGCGATAGTCGTGCTAATGGGTGCCAGCGCCCTGCCGTTCTATTTCGATCGGCCGGCCCGATCCACGGAGGACATCGACGCTCTGCTGCGCACGTCGGACGCGCTGCCGGATCGCCTGCGGCAGATCGCCGCGCGCCTCGGCCTCTCGTTCCGGGCCGAGGGAGTGGCCTGGCTGCCGGCCGGCTGGGAGGAGCGGGCGCGGTGGTCACCCGCCCGTTTCGAGCACCTGACCGTCGGCTGGCTGGATCCCATCGATTGGATCGTCTCCAAGCTTGGGCGATGGCAGAAGCAGGATCCCGAGGACGCCCTCTCCGTCGCGCGACGGGTGGACGCGGTCGAACCGCGGCAACGGGTGCTGAACGCCCTGCCGGACTACGTCGGCGATCCCCGATGGATCGCCTGGGCCTGGCGGGATCTGGCCGAGGCGCTCGGACTGCCCCAGGAAATGTGGCGCCTCGACCGCCCACAGGATGCATAA
- a CDS encoding conserved protein of unknown function (Evidence 4 : Unknown function but conserved in other organisms), protein MEEFRTESLPAIPGGNLPTEDIVPIIYRIRGRGFEGPDPDDTPKDITGVVLGIKPSRWLPAEGGEGQAAVQCQLVGYGVGEWVLRPGDPDSPTERRECASCPANRWGSAVDAKTGAHRRGKACREKRLILFLRDQDAFPVVVSAPPTSIVPLKRWVSLMATRGVSHSWQVRVRLSVVEQRRGTEQWGVLRIETLENLDQDNLAKLAARLTHPAVLAIAAGWRAQEAASDPHD, encoded by the coding sequence ATGGAGGAGTTCCGCACAGAATCGCTGCCCGCCATTCCCGGGGGCAATCTGCCTACCGAGGATATCGTCCCCATCATCTACCGGATCCGGGGCCGGGGCTTTGAAGGGCCGGATCCAGACGACACGCCCAAGGACATTACCGGGGTCGTCCTCGGGATCAAGCCCTCGCGGTGGCTGCCGGCGGAGGGGGGAGAGGGTCAGGCCGCTGTGCAATGCCAACTGGTGGGATACGGCGTCGGGGAGTGGGTGCTGCGCCCCGGCGACCCGGATTCGCCGACCGAGCGTCGGGAGTGCGCCTCCTGTCCGGCCAATCGATGGGGTAGCGCGGTGGACGCCAAGACCGGTGCCCACCGGCGGGGGAAGGCGTGCAGAGAGAAGCGGCTGATCCTTTTCCTGCGGGACCAGGACGCATTCCCGGTCGTCGTCTCCGCGCCGCCCACCTCCATCGTGCCGCTGAAGCGGTGGGTCTCGCTCATGGCCACCCGCGGTGTCTCGCACTCTTGGCAGGTCCGGGTGCGGCTCAGCGTGGTCGAACAGCGGCGAGGCACGGAGCAGTGGGGGGTGCTGCGCATCGAGACACTGGAAAATCTTGACCAGGACAACCTGGCCAAGCTCGCGGCGCGATTGACGCATCCCGCTGTCCTCGCGATTGCCGCCGGATGGCGGGCGCAAGAAGCCGCCTCGGATCCCCACGATTAG